Proteins encoded within one genomic window of Mesorhizobium sp. AR10:
- a CDS encoding SDR family NAD(P)-dependent oxidoreductase, protein MTTEFTPKFDLTGKVVLVTGASRGIGRACALACAGSGADMIVGVRSKADGADLVAEIERIGRRALAVQMDLTDLATVRKAVVEAHAAFGRIDVLVNNVGLGPENLAENVTEEDFDLTVNVNLKGTFFTTQAVGRLMIAEKSGRIINISSQAGTVTLKGEAIYCMSKAAINHLTRCLAAEWAQHRVTVNSVAPTFIWTDGTRPSLADPDFHAHVLGHIPLGRIGDPIDVAGTVVFLASPAASMITGANILVDGGWSVA, encoded by the coding sequence ATGACAACGGAATTCACGCCGAAATTCGATCTGACCGGCAAGGTGGTGCTGGTCACCGGCGCCTCGCGCGGCATCGGGCGCGCCTGCGCTCTCGCTTGCGCCGGCTCAGGCGCCGACATGATCGTCGGCGTGCGCAGCAAGGCGGACGGCGCAGATCTTGTCGCCGAGATCGAGCGCATCGGCCGGCGGGCGCTGGCCGTGCAGATGGATCTCACCGATCTGGCGACGGTGCGAAAAGCTGTCGTTGAGGCGCACGCCGCATTCGGGCGCATCGACGTTCTAGTCAACAATGTCGGGCTTGGGCCCGAAAACCTGGCGGAGAACGTCACCGAGGAAGATTTCGACCTCACCGTGAACGTCAACCTCAAGGGCACGTTCTTCACCACCCAGGCGGTGGGGCGGCTGATGATCGCCGAAAAATCCGGGCGCATCATCAACATCAGTTCGCAGGCCGGCACGGTGACTCTGAAGGGCGAAGCCATCTACTGCATGAGCAAGGCAGCGATAAACCATTTGACGCGCTGCCTGGCGGCGGAATGGGCGCAGCACCGGGTCACCGTCAACAGCGTGGCGCCGACCTTCATCTGGACCGACGGAACGCGGCCCTCGCTCGCCGATCCGGATTTTCATGCGCATGTGCTGGGCCACATTCCGCTCGGCCGCATCGGCGACCCGATCGATGTCGCGGGAACCGTGGTGTTCCTGGCCTCGCCCGCGGCGTCGATGATCACCGGGGCAAATATATTGGTCGATGGCGGCTGGTCGGTGGCGTAG
- a CDS encoding MgtC/SapB family protein, with protein sequence MEQLVEEFGHPTYVPFPVIAARLLLAALFGAAIGFEREWRNRPAGLRTHILVCVAAATFGILTIEIVHAPMFAQESAKVDPIRVVEAVTAGVAFLAAGSIMFSRGEVHGLTTGAGMWMSGAIGVACGLGLWQIAAFGTLLVLLVAGLLHSFSARSGIGETQPAPGKAERSRKG encoded by the coding sequence ATGGAACAGCTTGTCGAAGAATTTGGCCATCCAACCTATGTTCCTTTCCCGGTGATTGCAGCGAGGCTCTTGTTGGCCGCGCTCTTCGGTGCGGCGATCGGGTTCGAGAGGGAATGGAGAAATCGACCGGCAGGGCTTCGTACCCATATTCTGGTCTGTGTGGCAGCCGCCACATTTGGCATTCTGACAATAGAAATCGTTCACGCGCCGATGTTTGCGCAAGAGTCCGCGAAGGTCGACCCGATCCGGGTCGTAGAGGCAGTGACCGCCGGCGTCGCGTTCCTGGCCGCGGGATCCATCATGTTCTCAAGAGGCGAGGTCCATGGGCTGACGACAGGCGCCGGCATGTGGATGTCGGGGGCGATTGGAGTAGCTTGCGGGCTTGGTCTTTGGCAGATCGCAGCATTCGGGACTTTGCTGGTGCTTCTTGTGGCGGGTCTGCTGCATAGTTTCTCAGCCAGGTCAGGCATAGGCGAGACGCAACCCGCTCCTGGAAAAGCCGAACGCAGCCGGAAAGGTTGA